A single region of the Stenotrophomonas sp. Marseille-Q4652 genome encodes:
- a CDS encoding glutathione binding-like protein has product MIDLYYWPTPNGHKITLFLEETGLPYTLKPVNIGKGDQFEPGFLSIAPNNKMPAIVDHAPADGGEPISVFESGAILVYLANKTGRFFGSDLRQKVQVNQWLMWQMAGLGPMSGQMGHFNVYAPERIPYAIERYDSEVRRLHRVMDKRLSEAEFLGGDEYSIADMASYPWIGAYDKLPVDFDAFPHLRRWHQAIAARPATQRAYALTRQVNPNAGKPLTEEERRQLFGTGKR; this is encoded by the coding sequence ATGATCGACCTGTACTACTGGCCCACCCCCAATGGCCACAAGATCACCCTGTTCCTTGAGGAAACCGGGCTGCCCTACACGCTCAAGCCGGTGAACATCGGCAAGGGCGACCAGTTCGAGCCCGGCTTCCTGTCCATCGCCCCGAACAACAAGATGCCGGCCATCGTCGACCACGCCCCGGCCGATGGCGGCGAGCCGATCAGCGTGTTCGAGTCCGGCGCGATCCTGGTCTACCTGGCCAACAAGACCGGGCGCTTCTTCGGCAGCGACCTGCGGCAGAAGGTGCAGGTCAACCAGTGGCTGATGTGGCAGATGGCCGGGCTGGGGCCGATGAGCGGGCAGATGGGCCATTTCAACGTCTACGCGCCCGAGCGCATTCCCTATGCCATCGAGCGCTACGACAGCGAGGTGCGGCGCCTGCACCGGGTGATGGACAAGCGCCTGTCCGAGGCAGAGTTCCTGGGCGGCGACGAATACAGCATCGCCGACATGGCCAGCTATCCGTGGATCGGCGCCTACGACAAGCTGCCGGTGGACTTCGACGCCTTCCCGCACCTCAGGCGCTGGCACCAGGCCATCGCCGCGCGTCCGGCCACCCAGCGCGCGTATGCGCTGACCAGGCAGGTCAATCCCAACGCCGGCAAGCCGCTGACCGAGGAAGAGCGCAGGCAGCTGTTCGGCACCGGCAAGCGCTGA
- a CDS encoding S9 family peptidase, with protein sequence MRHLFASILLMLATSTAAHAEKLTLEAITGSAPLSGPTLMKPKVAPDGSRVTFLRGKDADRNQLDLWEYDIASGQTRVLVDSKVVMPGEETLSDEEKARRERQRIAALSGIVDYQWAPDARRLLFPLGGELYLYDLDRSGREAVRQLTHGEGFATDAKLSPKGGFVSFVRGRNLWVIELASGRQLQLTDDGSATIGNGVAEFVADEEMDRHTGYWWAPDDSAIAFARIDESPVPVQKRYEMYADRVEVIEQRYPAAGDANVLVKLGVIAPREGATPAWIDLGKETDIYLARVDWRGPQRLTFQRQSRDQKRLELVETSLATGAQRVLATETSRTWVPLHNSLRFLDDGRFVWSSERSGFQHLYLASEDGRKLVPLTSGNWPVDELLAVDEAAGKVYFRAGIDTPLESQILAVDLSGKGGIQRLSTQPGMHSASFARNASVYVDSWSNATTPPQIELYRANGEKIATLVDNDLADPKHPYARYRDAQRPVEFGTLTAADGRTELHYSLTRPAGFDPARKYPVVVYVYGGPASQTVSNAWPGRGDHLFNQYLAQQGYVVFSLDNRGTPRRGRDFGGALYGVQGTVEVADQLKGVEWLKGQPWVDPARIGVHGWSNGGYMTLMLLAKASDHYACGVAGAPVTDWGLYDTHYTERYMGLPAGNEAGYREARIETHLDGLRSRLLLIHGMADDNVLFSNSTALMSGLQKRGHPFELMTYPGAKHGLSGANALHRYRVAEEFLGRCLKP encoded by the coding sequence ATGCGCCACCTGTTTGCCTCGATCCTGCTCATGCTCGCCACCAGTACCGCCGCCCACGCCGAGAAACTCACGCTCGAGGCCATCACCGGCAGCGCGCCGCTGTCCGGCCCGACCCTGATGAAGCCCAAGGTGGCGCCCGACGGTTCGCGGGTGACCTTCCTGCGTGGCAAGGACGCCGACCGCAACCAGCTGGACCTGTGGGAATACGACATCGCCAGCGGCCAGACGCGGGTGCTGGTCGACTCCAAGGTGGTGATGCCGGGCGAGGAAACCCTCAGCGACGAGGAGAAGGCGCGGCGCGAGCGCCAGCGCATTGCCGCGCTCAGCGGCATCGTCGATTACCAGTGGGCGCCGGACGCGCGCCGCCTGCTGTTCCCGCTCGGCGGCGAGTTGTACCTGTATGACCTGGACAGGAGCGGCCGTGAGGCAGTGCGCCAGCTCACCCACGGCGAGGGCTTTGCCACCGACGCCAAGCTCTCGCCCAAGGGCGGTTTCGTCAGCTTCGTGCGCGGCCGCAACCTGTGGGTGATCGAGCTGGCCAGCGGCCGGCAACTGCAGCTGACCGACGACGGCAGCGCGACCATCGGCAACGGCGTGGCCGAGTTCGTCGCCGACGAGGAGATGGACCGCCACACCGGCTACTGGTGGGCGCCGGATGATTCGGCCATCGCCTTTGCCCGCATCGACGAATCGCCGGTGCCGGTGCAGAAGCGCTACGAGATGTATGCCGACCGCGTCGAGGTGATCGAACAGCGGTACCCCGCTGCCGGCGATGCGAACGTACTGGTGAAGCTGGGCGTGATCGCCCCGCGCGAGGGTGCGACCCCGGCCTGGATCGATCTGGGCAAGGAAACCGACATCTACCTGGCCCGCGTCGACTGGCGCGGCCCGCAGCGGCTGACCTTCCAGCGCCAGAGCCGCGACCAGAAGCGCCTGGAACTGGTGGAAACCAGCCTGGCCACTGGCGCCCAGCGCGTGCTGGCCACCGAGACCAGCAGGACCTGGGTGCCGCTGCACAACAGCCTGCGCTTCCTCGACGATGGCCGCTTCGTCTGGTCGTCCGAGCGCAGCGGCTTCCAGCACCTGTACCTGGCCAGCGAGGACGGCCGCAAGCTGGTGCCGCTGACCTCGGGCAACTGGCCGGTGGACGAACTGCTGGCCGTGGACGAGGCCGCGGGCAAGGTCTACTTCCGCGCCGGCATCGATACCCCGCTGGAGAGCCAGATCCTGGCCGTGGACCTGTCCGGCAAGGGCGGCATCCAGCGCCTGTCCACGCAGCCGGGCATGCATTCGGCCAGCTTCGCGCGCAACGCCAGCGTCTACGTCGACAGCTGGTCCAACGCGACCACGCCGCCGCAGATCGAGCTGTACCGCGCCAATGGCGAAAAGATCGCCACCCTCGTCGACAATGACCTGGCCGATCCCAAGCACCCGTATGCGCGCTACCGCGACGCGCAGCGCCCGGTCGAGTTCGGCACCCTCACCGCCGCCGATGGCCGCACCGAACTGCACTACAGCCTGACCCGCCCGGCCGGCTTCGACCCGGCGCGCAAGTACCCGGTGGTGGTCTATGTCTACGGCGGCCCGGCCTCGCAGACCGTGAGCAATGCCTGGCCCGGCCGTGGCGACCACCTGTTCAACCAGTACCTGGCGCAGCAGGGCTACGTGGTGTTCTCGCTGGACAACCGCGGCACGCCGCGCCGCGGCCGTGACTTCGGCGGCGCGCTGTACGGCGTGCAGGGCACGGTGGAGGTGGCCGACCAGCTCAAGGGCGTGGAATGGCTCAAGGGCCAGCCGTGGGTGGACCCGGCGCGGATCGGCGTGCACGGCTGGTCCAACGGCGGCTACATGACCCTGATGCTGCTGGCCAAGGCCTCGGACCACTACGCCTGCGGCGTGGCCGGCGCACCGGTCACCGACTGGGGGCTGTACGACACCCATTACACCGAGCGCTACATGGGCCTGCCGGCCGGCAACGAGGCCGGCTACCGCGAGGCGCGCATCGAGACCCACTTGGACGGCCTGCGCAGCCGCCTGCTGCTGATCCACGGCATGGCCGACGACAACGTGCTGTTCTCCAACTCCACCGCGCTGATGAGCGGGCTGCAGAAGCGCGGCCACCCGTTCGAGCTGATGACCTACCCGGGCGCCAAGCACGGCCTGTCCGGCGCCAACGCGCTGCACCGCTACCGCGTGGCCGAGGAATTCCTGGGGCGCTGCCTCAAGCCCTGA
- the hemB gene encoding porphobilinogen synthase encodes MIHPHYRPRRMRHDEFSRRLMRENTFTTDDLIWPVFVHELPGRTPVASMPGVDRMSIDELLREAEQALELGVPVIDLFPVIDPTGKSLDAAAAWDDNGLAQRAVRALKSRFPELGVMTDVALDPYTTHGQDGIIDERGYVLNDITVEALVRQSLSHAAAGVDIVSPSDMMDGRIGAIRQALDDAGHINVRIMAYSAKYASAFYGPFRDAVGSAGNLGKADKKTYQMDPANSDEAMREIALDLEEGADMVMVKPGMPYLDVVRRVKTEFGVPTFAYHVSGEYAMLKAAAANGWLDEKKCVMETMIGFKRAGADGVLTYYAPQIARWLRGG; translated from the coding sequence ATGATCCATCCCCACTACCGTCCGCGGCGCATGCGCCATGACGAGTTCTCGCGCCGGCTGATGCGCGAGAACACCTTCACCACCGACGACCTGATCTGGCCGGTGTTCGTCCACGAGCTGCCTGGCCGCACGCCGGTGGCCTCGATGCCGGGCGTGGACCGCATGTCAATCGACGAGCTGCTGCGCGAGGCCGAGCAGGCGCTGGAACTGGGCGTGCCGGTGATCGACCTGTTCCCGGTGATCGACCCGACCGGAAAGTCGCTCGACGCCGCCGCGGCCTGGGACGACAACGGTCTGGCGCAGCGTGCGGTGCGCGCGCTGAAGTCGCGCTTCCCCGAGCTGGGGGTGATGACCGACGTGGCGCTGGATCCTTACACCACCCACGGCCAGGACGGGATCATCGACGAGCGCGGCTACGTGCTCAACGACATCACCGTCGAGGCGCTGGTCAGGCAGTCGCTGAGCCATGCCGCCGCCGGCGTGGACATCGTCTCGCCCTCGGACATGATGGACGGCCGTATCGGCGCCATCCGCCAGGCGCTGGATGACGCCGGCCACATCAACGTGCGGATCATGGCCTACTCGGCCAAGTACGCCTCGGCGTTCTACGGCCCGTTCCGCGATGCGGTGGGCAGCGCCGGCAACCTCGGCAAGGCCGACAAGAAGACCTACCAGATGGATCCGGCCAACTCCGACGAGGCGATGCGCGAGATCGCGCTGGACCTGGAGGAGGGCGCGGACATGGTCATGGTCAAGCCGGGCATGCCGTACCTGGACGTGGTGCGCCGGGTGAAGACCGAGTTCGGCGTACCGACCTTCGCCTACCACGTCAGTGGCGAGTACGCGATGCTCAAGGCCGCGGCCGCCAATGGCTGGCTGGACGAGAAGAAGTGCGTGATGGAAACCATGATCGGTTTCAAGCGGGCCGGTGCCGATGGCGTGCTGACCTACTACGCACCGCAGATCGCGCGCTGGCTGCGCGGGGGCTGA
- a CDS encoding SHOCT domain-containing protein — protein sequence MGSLSLYHFTVVVIGLSAFVIVVGGVIYAIVRASRRPAPLHSAAARLREQSPLPPQVEAALHELDQLKGRGVVSEAEYAQRRQALLQSQR from the coding sequence GTGGGCAGCCTGAGCCTGTACCACTTCACCGTGGTGGTGATCGGCCTGTCGGCCTTCGTGATCGTGGTCGGCGGCGTGATCTACGCCATCGTCCGTGCCTCGCGCCGTCCTGCGCCGCTGCATTCGGCCGCGGCGCGGCTGCGCGAGCAGTCGCCGCTGCCGCCCCAGGTCGAGGCCGCGCTGCACGAGCTGGACCAGCTCAAGGGCCGCGGCGTGGTCAGCGAGGCCGAATACGCGCAGCGCCGCCAGGCGCTGCTGCAGTCCCAGCGCTGA
- a CDS encoding TolB-like protein: MRTPSLLLALSASLLPAPVASALSEYGIEGMGVVSTRANESRASISADGQRIVWASDREGGAGGWDLWQATLRDGRWSEPRALPLNSAADEFDPFLSADGRWLYFASNRRGGQGGSDLYRAAFDGRDYGPVQSLGRAVNSRGDERAPSLDLDGQRLLFASNGHGGAGGHDLLQSRWQGTAFAAPVAVAGINTADDEIDAAWLGNGRALVVARATGGQQAAPQLWLAQCADGGYAGAQPLALSFNTAEGRTTGPVVDASRPTELLVAGSARAPRAGGLDLYRMRAPAASGSDDCR; encoded by the coding sequence ATGCGGACCCCATCGCTGCTGCTCGCGCTTTCAGCGAGTCTACTCCCTGCCCCGGTGGCCTCGGCGCTGTCCGAGTACGGCATCGAGGGCATGGGCGTGGTTTCCACCCGTGCCAACGAAAGCCGCGCCAGCATTTCGGCCGACGGCCAGCGCATTGTCTGGGCCAGCGACCGCGAGGGCGGTGCCGGCGGCTGGGACCTGTGGCAAGCCACGCTGCGCGATGGCCGCTGGAGCGAGCCCAGGGCGTTGCCGTTGAATTCGGCCGCCGACGAGTTCGACCCGTTCCTCAGTGCCGATGGCCGCTGGCTGTACTTCGCCTCCAACCGCCGTGGCGGCCAGGGCGGCAGCGACCTGTACCGCGCCGCGTTCGATGGCCGCGACTACGGGCCGGTGCAGTCACTGGGGAGGGCGGTCAACAGCCGCGGCGACGAACGCGCGCCGAGCCTGGACCTGGACGGCCAGCGTCTGCTGTTCGCCAGCAATGGCCACGGCGGCGCAGGCGGCCATGACCTGCTCCAGTCACGCTGGCAGGGCACGGCCTTCGCCGCGCCGGTGGCCGTCGCCGGGATCAATACCGCCGACGACGAGATTGATGCGGCATGGTTGGGCAACGGCCGGGCGCTGGTCGTGGCCCGCGCCACCGGCGGGCAGCAGGCGGCCCCGCAGCTGTGGCTGGCGCAGTGCGCCGACGGCGGGTACGCCGGGGCGCAGCCGCTGGCGCTGTCGTTCAACACCGCCGAAGGCCGCACCACCGGCCCCGTGGTCGATGCCTCCAGGCCAACCGAGCTGCTGGTCGCCGGCAGTGCCCGCGCGCCCAGGGCCGGCGGGCTGGACCTGTACCGGATGCGGGCCCCGGCTGCCAGCGGCAGTGACGACTGCCGCTGA
- the aroE gene encoding shikimate dehydrogenase translates to MSAARHAVFGQPIAHSQSPRIHAAFGAAEGIAVDYRAIEVAPDGFAAALEAFAADGGVGANVTLPHKQAAFALCSSTTSRAQRAGAVNTLLRKGDRWHGDNTDGAGLVRDLTGRHGLDLRGRRVLLLGAGGAARGVAPALLDAGILEMVVVNRTPEKADALVDAMGEPGRVTSQYWDDLRNQGDFELIVNATSSARQGGAFNLPLSLVNSMTTAVDLNYGDAAIPFLAWARAASCRNSVDGLGMLVEQAAESFQQWHGVRPQTDAVYAMLRERDAVLVGAD, encoded by the coding sequence ATGAGTGCAGCACGCCATGCGGTGTTTGGCCAGCCGATCGCCCATTCGCAATCGCCGCGGATCCACGCCGCGTTCGGCGCCGCCGAAGGCATCGCGGTGGACTACCGCGCCATCGAGGTGGCGCCGGACGGTTTCGCCGCCGCGCTCGAGGCGTTTGCCGCCGATGGTGGGGTCGGTGCCAACGTGACCCTGCCGCACAAGCAGGCCGCCTTCGCCCTGTGTTCGAGCACCACTTCGCGCGCGCAGCGGGCCGGTGCGGTCAACACCCTGCTGCGCAAGGGCGACCGCTGGCACGGCGACAACACCGATGGCGCCGGCCTGGTACGCGACCTCACTGGCCGCCACGGCCTGGACCTGCGCGGGCGCCGCGTGCTGCTGCTGGGCGCCGGTGGTGCCGCGCGCGGCGTGGCCCCGGCCCTGCTCGATGCCGGCATCCTGGAGATGGTCGTGGTCAACCGCACGCCGGAAAAGGCCGACGCGCTGGTCGATGCGATGGGCGAGCCGGGCCGCGTCACCTCGCAGTACTGGGATGACCTGCGCAACCAGGGCGACTTTGAGCTGATCGTCAACGCCACCTCCAGCGCTCGCCAGGGGGGTGCATTCAACCTGCCGCTGTCGCTGGTCAACAGCATGACCACGGCGGTGGACCTGAATTACGGCGACGCGGCGATCCCGTTCCTGGCCTGGGCGCGCGCGGCCAGCTGCCGCAACAGCGTCGATGGCCTGGGCATGCTGGTCGAGCAGGCCGCCGAGAGCTTCCAGCAGTGGCACGGCGTGCGCCCGCAGACCGATGCGGTCTACGCGATGCTGCGCGAGCGCGACGCGGTGCTGGTCGGCGCGGACTGA
- the dinG gene encoding ATP-dependent DNA helicase DinG, with translation MAADERCRQYTGVTEKVEAPRQLDDALKAGIREAYAALQANTPGFSTRRSQSQMIGVVSRALARSGGVGVVEAPTGVGKSLGYLTAGVPIALATKKKLLISTGTVALQSQLFERDIPNFLKATGLQATVALAKGRTRYLCTRNAAEAQGEGAQGGMFEDEAPLYDRPLAPIEMDVAQRLSQAFTSGKWDGDLDNAPEQVSPALRSRITTPASGCAGRRCAYSAQCAVLRSRNSVRDAQIVVTNHALLLSALSIGDSDNGQPLIAPPGDMLVVLDEGHHIGNVAIDQGAASLALDEMAKRTGRLQILIAGAYRAVDKERIGNLHPNEAIDCATRISKLLKAFRLEIERAWRPDPSEREPLWRAANGRLPDDWMPAIEELGEETRTLLNWATAAASAVAKGKPDDPARERLQRNLGMALEMIEQQYALWAGWRREDKEGQPPMARWITLSRDGDLVLHCSPVSAAQVLRRLLWDEVDSVVMTSATLTGGGDFQSLAIDNGLPDDAEMVSLASPFDLPNQAELVVPPFPVTPDDRERHPLEVAKYLERELDWDKGSMVLFTSRWKMEKVASLLPSRRRERVLVQGEGAKQRMIDEHIRRTTAGEGSVLFGLNSFGEGLDLPGEACTTVVITQVPFAVPTDPQTSTLSEWFESRGLNPFNLIAIPHALRTLTQFAGRLIRTSTDTGRVVILDSRLLTRRYGKRIIDALPPFKRVIG, from the coding sequence ATGGCCGCCGATGAACGATGCAGGCAGTACACCGGCGTGACCGAGAAAGTCGAAGCACCGCGGCAGCTGGATGACGCGCTCAAGGCCGGCATCCGCGAGGCCTACGCCGCCCTGCAGGCAAACACGCCCGGTTTCAGCACCCGCCGCTCGCAGAGCCAGATGATCGGCGTGGTCTCGCGCGCGCTGGCCCGCAGCGGCGGCGTCGGTGTGGTCGAGGCACCGACCGGCGTCGGCAAGAGCCTGGGCTACCTGACCGCCGGCGTGCCGATCGCGCTGGCGACGAAGAAGAAGCTGTTGATCAGCACCGGCACCGTGGCCCTGCAGTCGCAGCTGTTCGAGCGCGACATCCCCAACTTCCTCAAGGCCACCGGGCTGCAGGCCACCGTGGCCCTGGCCAAGGGCCGCACCCGCTACCTGTGCACGCGCAACGCCGCCGAGGCGCAGGGCGAGGGCGCGCAGGGCGGCATGTTCGAGGACGAGGCGCCGCTGTACGACCGCCCGCTGGCGCCGATCGAGATGGACGTCGCCCAGCGCCTGAGCCAGGCCTTCACCTCGGGCAAGTGGGATGGCGACCTGGACAACGCCCCGGAGCAGGTGAGCCCGGCCCTGCGCAGTCGCATCACCACCCCGGCCTCGGGCTGTGCCGGCCGCCGCTGCGCATACTCGGCGCAGTGCGCGGTGCTGCGCTCGCGCAACAGCGTGCGCGATGCGCAGATCGTGGTGACCAACCACGCGCTGCTGCTGTCGGCCCTGTCGATCGGCGACAGCGACAACGGCCAGCCGCTGATCGCCCCGCCCGGGGACATGCTGGTGGTGCTGGACGAAGGCCACCACATTGGCAACGTCGCCATCGACCAGGGCGCGGCCAGCCTGGCGCTGGACGAGATGGCCAAGCGCACCGGGCGCCTGCAGATCCTGATCGCCGGCGCCTACCGCGCGGTGGACAAGGAGCGCATCGGCAACCTGCATCCGAACGAGGCGATCGACTGCGCGACGCGAATCAGCAAGCTGCTCAAGGCGTTCCGCCTGGAAATCGAGCGGGCATGGCGACCGGACCCTTCCGAGCGCGAGCCGCTGTGGCGCGCCGCCAACGGCCGCCTGCCCGACGACTGGATGCCGGCGATCGAGGAACTGGGCGAGGAAACCCGCACCCTGCTCAACTGGGCCACCGCCGCGGCCTCGGCCGTGGCCAAGGGCAAGCCGGACGATCCGGCGCGCGAGCGGCTGCAGCGCAACCTCGGCATGGCGCTGGAAATGATCGAGCAGCAGTACGCGCTGTGGGCCGGCTGGCGGCGCGAGGACAAGGAGGGGCAGCCGCCGATGGCGCGCTGGATCACCCTCTCGCGCGACGGCGACCTGGTGCTGCACTGCTCGCCGGTGTCGGCCGCACAGGTGCTGCGCAGGCTGCTGTGGGACGAGGTCGACTCGGTGGTGATGACCTCGGCCACGCTGACCGGCGGTGGTGACTTCCAGTCGCTGGCCATCGACAACGGCCTGCCCGACGACGCGGAGATGGTATCGCTGGCCTCGCCGTTCGACCTGCCCAACCAGGCCGAGCTGGTGGTGCCGCCATTCCCGGTGACGCCGGACGACCGCGAGCGCCATCCGCTCGAGGTGGCCAAGTACCTCGAGCGCGAGCTGGACTGGGACAAGGGCTCGATGGTGCTGTTCACCTCGCGCTGGAAGATGGAGAAGGTGGCCTCGCTGCTGCCCTCGCGCCGGCGCGAGCGCGTGCTGGTGCAGGGCGAGGGGGCGAAGCAGAGGATGATCGACGAGCACATCCGCCGCACCACGGCGGGCGAGGGCTCGGTGCTGTTCGGGCTCAACTCCTTCGGCGAGGGCCTGGACCTGCCGGGCGAGGCCTGCACCACCGTGGTCATCACCCAGGTGCCGTTCGCGGTGCCGACCGATCCGCAGACCTCGACCCTGAGCGAATGGTTCGAAAGCCGCGGACTGAACCCGTTCAACCTGATCGCGATCCCGCACGCGCTGCGCACGCTGACCCAGTTCGCCGGGCGCCTGATCCGCACCTCCACCGATACCGGGCGGGTGGTGATCCTGGACTCGCGCCTGCTCACCCGCCGCTACGGCAAGCGCATCATCGACGCGCTGCCACCGTTCAAGCGGGTCATTGGCTGA